A genome region from Crossiella equi includes the following:
- a CDS encoding sodium-translocating pyrophosphatase — MSPQSLAQGNWAAQDLVLTGTDRGIVAAVAVVALAALVIGYVLLREVLAAGQGTPKMQEIAKAVQEGAAAYLNRQFRTLGIFVVVVFLLLFALPAADFNERLGRSLFFIVGAAFSAAIGYLGMWLSTRANVRVAAAANEGDGGREKATRIAFRTGGVVGMITVGLGLFGAALVVFVYMGQAPKVLEGFGFGAALLAMFMRVGGGIFTKAADVGADLVGKVEQNIPEDDPRNAATIADNVGDNVGDCAGMAADLFESYAVTLVASLILGTAAFGAQGLLFPLIVPAIGVLTAVIGVYITRARAGESGLTAINRSFYISAIISAVLCTVAAFAFLPSSFSGLTGVTDEIGATAGNPAMVAAIAVIIGIVLAGVILWLTGYFTGTDYRPVKDVGKTSLTGAATVVLSGISVGFESAVYTAIVIGGAVYGAFLLSGSITVALFAIALAGCGLLTTVGVIVAMDTFGPVSDNAQGIAEMSGDVHGEGAQILTELDAVGNTTKAITKGIAIATAVLAATALFGSYTDAIKQALAGVGQTFADIDYVVYGPGILVGLIIGAAVVFMFSGLAVNAVTRAAGAIVFEVRRQFRENPGIMDGTTKPEYGKVVDICTKDSLRELATPGLLAVLAPIAVGFGLGVGPLAGYLAGAIASGTLMAVFLANAGGAWDNAKKLVEDGHHGGKGSDAHAATVIGDTVGDPFKDTAGPAINPLIKVMNLVSVLIAPAIITLSVGADASPGIRAAIALVAVVIIVAAVVVSKRRSTSIAEDGANDGEKAASTA, encoded by the coding sequence ATGTCCCCCCAAAGCCTCGCCCAGGGCAACTGGGCGGCGCAGGATCTGGTGCTCACCGGGACTGACCGCGGCATCGTCGCGGCGGTCGCGGTAGTCGCCCTCGCCGCCCTTGTCATTGGGTACGTCCTGCTCCGCGAGGTGCTGGCCGCAGGCCAAGGCACCCCGAAGATGCAGGAGATCGCGAAAGCGGTGCAGGAAGGCGCCGCGGCATACCTGAACCGGCAGTTCCGGACCCTCGGCATCTTCGTCGTCGTGGTGTTCCTGCTGCTGTTCGCACTGCCCGCGGCGGACTTCAATGAACGCCTCGGCCGGTCGCTGTTCTTCATCGTCGGCGCCGCGTTCTCCGCGGCCATCGGCTACCTCGGCATGTGGCTGTCCACCCGCGCCAACGTGCGCGTGGCGGCCGCGGCCAACGAGGGTGACGGCGGCCGCGAGAAGGCGACCCGCATCGCCTTCCGCACCGGCGGTGTGGTCGGCATGATCACCGTGGGCCTCGGCCTGTTCGGTGCCGCGCTGGTCGTGTTCGTCTACATGGGCCAGGCCCCGAAGGTGTTGGAGGGCTTCGGGTTCGGCGCCGCGCTGCTCGCGATGTTCATGCGAGTCGGCGGCGGCATCTTCACCAAGGCCGCGGACGTCGGCGCCGACCTGGTCGGCAAGGTGGAGCAGAACATCCCCGAGGACGACCCCCGCAACGCCGCGACCATCGCGGACAACGTGGGCGACAACGTCGGTGACTGCGCCGGCATGGCGGCCGACCTGTTCGAGTCCTACGCGGTGACCCTGGTCGCCTCGCTGATCCTCGGCACCGCCGCGTTCGGCGCGCAGGGCCTGCTGTTCCCGCTGATCGTGCCCGCCATCGGCGTGCTGACCGCGGTGATCGGCGTCTACATCACCCGGGCCCGCGCGGGCGAGAGCGGCCTGACCGCGATCAACCGCTCCTTCTACATCTCGGCGATCATCTCCGCGGTCCTCTGCACCGTCGCGGCCTTCGCCTTCCTGCCCAGCAGCTTCAGCGGCCTCACCGGCGTCACCGACGAGATCGGTGCCACCGCGGGCAACCCGGCCATGGTCGCGGCGATCGCGGTGATCATCGGCATCGTGCTGGCCGGTGTCATCCTCTGGCTGACCGGCTACTTCACCGGCACCGACTACCGCCCGGTCAAGGACGTCGGCAAGACCTCGCTCACCGGCGCGGCCACCGTCGTGCTCTCCGGCATCTCGGTCGGCTTCGAGTCCGCCGTGTACACCGCCATCGTCATCGGCGGCGCGGTGTACGGCGCGTTCCTGCTCTCCGGTTCCATCACCGTCGCGCTGTTCGCGATCGCGCTGGCCGGCTGTGGTCTGCTGACCACGGTGGGCGTCATCGTGGCCATGGACACCTTCGGCCCGGTCTCGGACAACGCGCAGGGCATCGCCGAGATGTCCGGTGACGTGCACGGCGAGGGCGCGCAGATCCTCACCGAGCTCGACGCGGTGGGCAACACCACCAAGGCGATCACCAAGGGCATCGCGATCGCGACGGCCGTGCTCGCCGCGACCGCGCTGTTCGGCTCCTACACCGACGCGATCAAGCAGGCGCTGGCCGGCGTCGGCCAGACCTTCGCCGACATCGACTACGTCGTCTACGGCCCGGGCATCCTGGTCGGCCTGATCATCGGTGCGGCCGTGGTGTTCATGTTCTCCGGCCTCGCGGTCAACGCGGTCACCCGTGCCGCGGGCGCGATCGTGTTCGAGGTGCGCCGCCAGTTCCGCGAGAACCCGGGCATCATGGACGGCACCACCAAGCCGGAGTACGGCAAGGTCGTCGACATCTGCACCAAGGACTCGCTGCGCGAGCTGGCCACCCCCGGTCTGCTCGCCGTGCTGGCCCCGATCGCGGTCGGCTTCGGCCTCGGCGTCGGCCCGCTGGCGGGTTACCTCGCCGGTGCCATCGCCTCCGGCACCCTGATGGCGGTCTTCCTCGCCAACGCCGGTGGCGCGTGGGACAACGCGAAGAAGCTGGTCGAGGACGGCCACCACGGTGGCAAGGGCTCCGACGCGCACGCCGCGACGGTCATCGGCGACACCGTGGGTGACCCGTTCAAGGACACCGCGGGCCCGGCGATCAACCCGCTGATCAAGGTGATGAACCTGGTCTCGGTGCTCATCGCCCCGGCGATCATCACCCTGAGCGTGGGCGCGGACGCCTCCCCGGGCATCCGGGCGGCCATCGCCC